Proteins found in one Planococcus citri chromosome 2, ihPlaCitr1.1, whole genome shotgun sequence genomic segment:
- the LOC135837258 gene encoding cytochrome P450 4C1-like: MFSSLILHLTSAVYILPAIILVIITRYVIKTYRRDPRLVQFAETIPGPPETSIFGSYADLFYGEDSITKMKKYMDKYGHVYKLWFGRHLVVGLSKVEDIDAVFMSSKMLGKPEMFYVFHDFWGDGLFTSPLNIWKNNRKRLVPAYGSNRFNQYTIDINNKIKNSMKIVEKHVNGPEFDIKEYTPLLSFDIITKLLFNMELSYDHHVAKEFSLGVMNASLISYQRMCLPWFHMKFVSYFYFKKRAKEAIEGTKNLAKKILKEKMPQINKEIRLHKENPDKLPVGEIPPKLFLTHAFELLNDGYDESVVHDEIMNGIAGGTETTATELAFFFLSIAIHQDIQVKLYDEIHEVFGDSDRDADQEDIKRLSYLDQVLKETLRRFPLVPFVLRDVAEDSKIGDRVFPAGTALLIPIAAVHMDPKYYPNPWEFNPQNFSPEVAANRPKHAFIPFSAGARNCIGQNLAILEMKLIATAFLRKYSFHTTMTMKDIKLNNSFIIYCESGYNVSVKHRITKPSYLLSN; the protein is encoded by the exons ATGTTTTCTTCATTAATACTTCACTTGACATCCGCTGTGTACATTTTACCAGcgataattttggtaataatAACGAGATATGTTATTAAAACCTACAGAAGAGATCCACGTTTGGTACAATTTGCTGAGACAATACCAGGTCCACCAGAAACTTCGATTTTTGGAAGCTACGCAGACTTATTTTATGGAGAAG ATTCcatcacaaaaatgaaaaaatatatggaTAAATATGGCCATGTGTATAAATTATGGTTCGGCAGACATCTCGTCGTAGGATTATCTAAAGTAGAAGATATAGAT GCAGTTTTCATGAGCTCAAAGATGCTAGGAAAACCAGAGATGTTTTAtgtatttcatgatttttggggtGATGGATTGTTCACAAGCCCTC TGAACATTTGGAAAAACAACCGAAAAAGACTGGTGCCAGCTTACGGAAGTAATAGATTCAATCAATATACAATCgatataaataataaaataaaaaattccatgaaaatcGTAGAGAAGCATGTGAATGGGCCAGAATTTGATATTAAAGAATACACACCACTTTTATCATTTGATATCATCACAA AACTTTTATTCAACATGGAACTCAGTTATGACCATCATGTGGCCAAAGAATTTAGTCTCGGTGTCATGAA tgctAGTTTGATATCTTACCAAAGAATGTGTTTACCATGGTTCCATATGAAATTCGTCAGTTATTTTTACTTCAAGAAAAGAGCTAAAGAGGCAATCGAAGGCACAAAAAATCTAGCTAAAAAG atactgaaagaaaaaatgcCCCAAATTAATAAAGAAATCAGGCTTCATAAAGAAAACCCAGATAAATTACCAGTCGGAGAAAtaccaccaaaattatttttgactcACGCATTCGAGTTACTCAATGACGGATATGATGAATCAGTGGTACATGATGAAATAATGAACGGAATTGCTGGA gGAACAGAAACAACTGCGACCgaactggcattttttttcttgtctaTAGCAATTCATCAGGATATCCAG GTTAAACTATACGACGAAATTCACGAAGTTTTCGGTGACAGTGATCGGGATGCAGATCAAGAAGATATAAAACGACTATCGTATCTCGATCAAGTATTAAAAGAAACCTTACGAAGGTTTCCTTTGGTTCCATTCGTTCTCAGAGATGTTGCAGAAGAcagtaaaatag GTGATCGCGTATTCCCTGCTGGTACTGCACTGTTAATACCAATAGCCGCAGTTCACATGGATCCCAAGTATTACCCCAACCCTTGGGAATTCAAtccacaaaattttagcccagaGGTAGCAGCAAATCGTCCTAAACACGCGTTCATACCTTTCAGTGCCGGAGCAAGGAATTGCATTg GACAAAATTTAGCTATACTGGAAATGAAACTGATTGCAACTGCGTTTCTGAGGAAATACAGCTTCcacacgacgatgacgatgaaggATATCAAATTGAATAACTCTTTTATCATATATTGCGAGAGTGGATACAACGTATCCGTAAAACATCGAATAACAAAACCTTCTTATTTATTAAGTAACTGA